From a region of the Roseivirga sp. 4D4 genome:
- the ggt gene encoding gamma-glutamyltransferase produces the protein MKKFIVALLLASTIGATAQDRITGHKFATRSEVIAQHGMAATSQPLATQVALDILKKGGNAIDAAIAANAVLGLVEPTGNGIGGDLFAIVWDSKTQKLHGLNASGRSPYDLTLEYFKNNGYKSIPAYGPLPVSVPGAVDGWFELHEKFGSLGMQEILQPAIDYANNGFPVSELIAWYMERGAANLQRFPGFKEVYMPNGSTPKKGEVFKNPALGSTLDKIAKGGRDAFYKGPVAKTIADYMETLGGFLSEKDLADHTSEWVEPVSVNYRGYDVWELPPNGQGIAALQQLKILEGYDLKSMGFGSAEYIHTFTEAKKLAFEDRAKFYADMDFYKTPVDWLISDEYAAERRELINPNRAARSVPAGRLKDGDTIYMTVADKDGNMVSLIQSNYRGMGSGMTPPGLGFILQDRGELFSLEEGHANVYAPHKRPFHTIIPAFITKDGKPWVSFGLMGGATQPQGHAQIVINLIDFGMNLQEAGDAPRILHTGSSQPTGEVMTNGGTLQLESGIDYEVIRKLVLMGHRMSWNVGSYGGYQAIMWDDKNKVYYGASESRKDGQAAGY, from the coding sequence ATGAAGAAGTTCATAGTCGCCTTACTATTGGCATCAACCATCGGTGCAACAGCACAAGACAGAATAACTGGCCACAAATTCGCCACAAGGTCTGAAGTTATAGCTCAGCACGGAATGGCCGCAACCAGTCAACCTCTGGCTACTCAGGTCGCTTTGGACATATTAAAGAAAGGCGGTAATGCGATTGATGCGGCCATTGCGGCCAATGCAGTCCTAGGCCTAGTCGAGCCTACTGGCAATGGGATTGGCGGTGATCTTTTTGCCATTGTTTGGGATAGTAAAACACAAAAGCTCCACGGGCTAAATGCATCCGGCAGGTCGCCTTATGATCTCACTCTTGAGTATTTCAAGAATAACGGCTACAAAAGTATTCCAGCTTATGGCCCGCTACCTGTTTCGGTACCTGGTGCTGTAGACGGTTGGTTCGAGTTACACGAGAAATTCGGTTCTCTCGGTATGCAAGAAATCCTTCAGCCAGCGATTGACTATGCTAACAACGGCTTCCCGGTAAGTGAGCTGATCGCCTGGTATATGGAAAGAGGTGCAGCAAACCTTCAAAGGTTTCCCGGTTTTAAAGAAGTCTACATGCCAAATGGCAGCACGCCTAAAAAAGGTGAGGTTTTCAAAAACCCTGCACTTGGGAGTACATTAGATAAAATTGCCAAAGGAGGTCGTGATGCCTTTTATAAAGGCCCTGTGGCCAAGACCATTGCTGACTATATGGAAACACTGGGAGGTTTCTTGTCTGAAAAAGACCTTGCAGATCATACATCCGAATGGGTTGAACCTGTCTCTGTGAATTACCGAGGTTACGATGTTTGGGAGCTCCCTCCTAATGGCCAAGGAATTGCCGCCTTGCAACAATTGAAAATACTAGAAGGCTATGACCTAAAATCTATGGGTTTCGGTAGTGCCGAATACATTCACACTTTTACGGAGGCTAAAAAACTGGCATTTGAAGACAGAGCAAAATTCTATGCCGATATGGATTTCTACAAAACGCCTGTCGATTGGTTAATCTCTGATGAATATGCAGCAGAGCGTAGAGAACTCATTAACCCAAACCGGGCAGCTCGTTCTGTTCCCGCGGGTAGGCTTAAAGATGGCGACACTATTTATATGACTGTAGCAGATAAGGATGGCAATATGGTCTCACTTATCCAAAGTAACTATAGAGGTATGGGATCTGGAATGACCCCTCCTGGCCTAGGTTTCATCCTACAAGATCGAGGAGAACTATTCTCTCTGGAAGAAGGACACGCCAATGTCTATGCACCTCATAAAAGACCTTTTCATACCATCATCCCTGCCTTTATTACCAAAGACGGTAAACCTTGGGTGAGCTTTGGCCTAATGGGCGGTGCAACACAACCACAGGGTCATGCCCAGATTGTAATTAACCTCATCGACTTTGGAATGAACTTGCAAGAAGCAGGCGATGCACCGCGTATTCTGCATACAGGGTCATCTCAGCCAACTGGTGAAGTCATGACTAATGGTGGCACCTTGCAATTGGAAAGCGGGATCGACTACGAGGTAATCCGAAAACTGGTGCTCATGGGACATAGAATGTCTTGGAATGTAGGTAGCTATGGTGGCTACCAGGCCATTATGTGGGACGACAAGAACAAAGTCTACTATGGAGCCTCAGAATCTAGAAAGGATGGTCAGGCAGCTGGGTATTGA
- a CDS encoding LiaF transmembrane domain-containing protein, whose protein sequence is MNKLNKTTLLGIIFITIGLVFAMNNFDIIPWHVRRYIYQWENILMLVGIFLILTDENKRVGGILFAIGLIFVIDDWFYIDVSIWDLWPIVFIIIGVTIIRRKTSTAEGMDDGNVQDRDLIDDTAIFSGGDKVINSQNFKGGNLTAIFGGSNIDLTTSKLSPSSANIEIFYLFGGSKIRVPQDWNVELRVTSIFGAMTDKRVIQDNSENPEKLYIKGLVVFGGAEITN, encoded by the coding sequence ATGAATAAACTCAATAAGACAACTCTTCTAGGAATCATCTTTATTACCATCGGATTGGTCTTCGCGATGAATAATTTTGATATCATCCCATGGCATGTCAGACGTTACATTTATCAATGGGAAAACATCTTAATGCTCGTTGGTATTTTTCTGATACTCACAGACGAAAACAAACGTGTTGGGGGAATACTCTTTGCTATAGGGCTCATATTCGTAATTGATGACTGGTTCTATATTGATGTGTCGATTTGGGATCTTTGGCCTATAGTATTCATTATAATAGGAGTTACAATTATTAGAAGAAAAACGTCAACGGCAGAAGGTATGGATGATGGGAACGTGCAAGACAGAGATTTGATTGATGATACTGCCATTTTTAGTGGAGGCGATAAGGTCATCAACAGTCAAAATTTTAAAGGAGGGAATCTAACTGCCATTTTTGGTGGTTCCAATATAGACCTCACTACATCAAAACTCTCCCCAAGTTCTGCCAACATAGAAATCTTCTACCTTTTTGGTGGAAGCAAAATTAGAGTCCCCCAGGACTGGAATGTAGAATTAAGGGTCACCAGCATCTTCGGAGCCATGACTGACAAACGAGTCATTCAAGACAATTCAGAGAACCCGGAAAAACTATATATCAAAGGACTGGTTGTTTTCGGAGGAGCAGAAATTACCAACTAA
- a CDS encoding molecular chaperone, giving the protein MSRSNVLLNVVRSLGFVLLIMLSTGLDAFGQKISTSPTRINFKVAPGASASGRITVTNSSNEMQGFQVNFGDFKATLQGKSEFMGKGEVSRSCADWLSATPSVFQLGPGESQDVRILMDVPADSSALLARWAVAYVRLAPPEIEGKDGETLTVRVNQSYRFGVYVFQTPPMVTESKGEILSLDYSDDLFTIEMKNAGETFLRCNSYIELTSLTTGQTERITTKGFTMLPAGVRNTVFSIPPDRIKPGRYSVLAVMDYGNREEVEAAEMEILIPQKGNQH; this is encoded by the coding sequence ATGTCAAGGTCTAATGTTTTATTGAATGTAGTAAGAAGTTTAGGGTTCGTGCTACTTATAATGTTAAGTACAGGTCTGGATGCTTTCGGGCAAAAGATTTCTACATCGCCAACACGAATTAACTTCAAAGTTGCTCCCGGAGCATCTGCCAGCGGAAGGATCACTGTGACTAATAGCTCGAATGAGATGCAGGGGTTTCAAGTAAACTTTGGTGATTTCAAGGCAACACTTCAGGGTAAGAGTGAATTCATGGGTAAAGGAGAGGTGAGCAGAAGCTGTGCCGATTGGTTGAGTGCAACTCCCTCAGTATTTCAATTAGGTCCAGGTGAATCTCAAGATGTCAGAATACTAATGGATGTTCCTGCGGACTCATCAGCACTACTGGCTAGGTGGGCAGTTGCCTATGTAAGGCTAGCACCTCCTGAAATAGAAGGGAAGGATGGAGAAACATTAACGGTTAGAGTGAATCAGTCTTATAGGTTCGGAGTATATGTTTTTCAAACACCTCCTATGGTGACTGAATCCAAAGGAGAGATTCTATCTCTAGATTACTCTGATGATCTATTTACTATTGAGATGAAGAATGCAGGGGAGACCTTCTTGCGTTGCAACTCATATATAGAATTAACGAGTCTAACCACAGGTCAGACTGAACGAATAACTACTAAAGGATTTACAATGCTACCAGCGGGAGTCCGCAATACTGTCTTTTCTATTCCACCTGATCGAATTAAACCAGGGCGCTACTCCGTACTGGCTGTGATGGACTATGGAAATAGGGAAGAAGTAGAGGCAGCAGAAATGGAAATTTTAATACCACAAAAAGGAAATCAACATTAA
- a CDS encoding M42 family metallopeptidase encodes MSINVSLLKSICEIAGAPGFEKRVRDLVIQEVSPLVDEVSVDNMGNVVTVKKGTNNPEGKKVMVAAHMDEIGFIVTHIDENGFVRFHTLGGFDPKTLTAQRVIIHGKEDVIGVMGSKPIHVMTAEERTKVAKTADYFIDLGMSKEEVEKVVSIGDPITRERELIEMGDCVNCKSIDNRVSVFILIEAMRALKNQPYDVYGVFTVQEEVGLRGANVSAHTINPDFGFGLDTTIAFDLPGAQPHEMVTELGKGAAIKIMDASTICDYRMVAYMKKIADKKNIKWQPEILTAGGTDTAGVQRMGKDGAISGAVSIPTRHLHQVIEMAHKEDIQGAIDLLVASLENLDQHDWSH; translated from the coding sequence ATGAGTATTAATGTGTCCCTACTTAAATCTATTTGTGAAATAGCCGGTGCCCCTGGTTTTGAAAAACGTGTTCGTGACTTGGTCATTCAGGAAGTAAGTCCCTTGGTTGATGAAGTCTCTGTGGACAATATGGGTAATGTTGTTACGGTAAAGAAAGGCACTAACAACCCAGAGGGCAAAAAGGTGATGGTAGCCGCTCACATGGATGAAATTGGCTTCATCGTCACACACATCGATGAAAACGGTTTTGTACGCTTCCATACGTTAGGAGGTTTTGATCCAAAGACGTTAACAGCTCAAAGAGTGATCATCCATGGAAAAGAGGATGTTATTGGCGTTATGGGTAGCAAGCCAATTCATGTCATGACGGCAGAAGAGAGAACAAAAGTTGCTAAGACTGCCGACTACTTTATAGATCTGGGTATGTCAAAAGAGGAGGTGGAAAAAGTGGTTTCAATTGGCGACCCAATTACTCGTGAGCGTGAGCTTATTGAAATGGGGGATTGTGTCAATTGTAAGTCCATAGATAATCGAGTTTCCGTTTTCATATTAATAGAAGCGATGAGAGCCTTAAAAAACCAACCTTATGATGTCTATGGTGTTTTCACTGTTCAGGAAGAAGTTGGTCTTCGCGGAGCGAATGTTTCCGCCCATACTATCAATCCGGACTTTGGTTTTGGGTTAGACACAACCATAGCTTTTGATTTGCCAGGCGCACAGCCTCATGAGATGGTTACTGAGCTTGGTAAAGGAGCAGCAATCAAGATTATGGACGCTTCAACCATTTGTGATTACCGCATGGTGGCTTACATGAAGAAAATTGCTGACAAGAAGAACATTAAATGGCAGCCAGAAATTCTCACTGCTGGTGGTACTGATACTGCAGGCGTTCAAAGAATGGGTAAGGACGGTGCCATTTCAGGGGCTGTTTCCATTCCAACAAGACACCTGCATCAGGTAATTGAAATGGCACATAAAGAAGACATTCAGGGCGCGATTGATCTTTTGGTGGCGAGTCTGGAGAACCTTGACCAGCACGATTGGTCTCACTAG
- the crcB gene encoding fluoride efflux transporter CrcB, whose amino-acid sequence MLKNLVIVAIGGGIGSALRYLLQETLHRQIDNFEPYGTFVVNILGCLLLGLLAGYAEQERLINTSVNLLLISGFCGGFTTFSTFAHQGHTLFISNKPFQAILYIGLSVIIGLLAAYFGYRLTKA is encoded by the coding sequence ATGCTTAAAAACCTCGTTATAGTGGCCATTGGAGGCGGTATAGGAAGTGCACTGCGCTATCTACTTCAGGAAACACTACATAGGCAAATTGACAACTTTGAGCCTTATGGCACCTTTGTAGTGAATATTTTAGGATGCTTATTATTGGGTTTACTCGCAGGCTATGCAGAACAGGAAAGACTAATCAACACCTCCGTTAACCTGCTACTCATTTCTGGCTTCTGTGGTGGTTTTACCACATTCTCAACTTTCGCCCATCAGGGCCATACACTTTTCATTTCGAATAAGCCCTTCCAAGCAATCCTCTATATAGGGCTTAGTGTAATTATTGGATTGCTAGCCGCATACTTTGGTTACAGGCTTACGAAAGCCTAG
- a CDS encoding ACP phosphodiesterase, with protein sequence MIAKGVLLHREIDLYTDAHPIVGLSKDKLRGKYRHYSGVIVDMYYDHFLAKNFHLYSDVSLEDFVQASYDTMQAHWDVIPPRGQHMLPYMIKGNWLVNYAKPEGIHRALQGLSRRTKFESKLELAIQDLYEHHDSFENEFKDFFKEIELHISQFREDLINSSQ encoded by the coding sequence ATGATAGCAAAGGGAGTGCTGCTACATCGCGAAATCGACCTTTATACAGATGCTCATCCCATTGTTGGCCTGAGTAAGGATAAATTGAGAGGTAAATACCGACATTATTCTGGAGTGATTGTCGATATGTACTATGACCACTTTCTGGCGAAGAATTTCCATTTGTACTCAGATGTATCACTAGAAGACTTTGTGCAAGCAAGTTATGACACCATGCAAGCACATTGGGATGTGATTCCTCCAAGAGGTCAGCATATGCTTCCCTATATGATCAAAGGGAATTGGTTGGTTAACTACGCCAAACCTGAGGGTATTCATCGGGCCCTTCAAGGGTTATCAAGGCGCACAAAGTTTGAATCGAAGCTAGAATTGGCCATTCAGGATTTATATGAACATCATGATAGCTTTGAAAATGAGTTCAAGGACTTTTTCAAAGAGATTGAACTACACATTTCTCAATTCCGAGAAGATTTAATTAATTCGTCTCAATGA
- a CDS encoding DUF5916 domain-containing protein, translated as MLAVFCCSLNVFGQDTQLQKKSFEAVRAVDKIKVDGIFDEASWGCAPVLTDFVQRRPSPGIASGRKSEVRFVYDDEAIYISAKLYEKKDQVFNLLTNRDNIGDSDYFGVVIDPFKAGLNGVGLFVTVAGVQYDALYSNGGNERIWRNDNDWNAVWLSSTKVFEDHWTVEYKIPFAVLRFKSSDIQDWGINFFRKSTFLNEDSFWNPIDPEINGFLNQAGEVTNLENIETPTRLFFYPYVSTVISRSTESGFATPQLNGGMDIKYGINDAFTLDMTLIPDFSGVRSDNQVLNLSPFEVRFDEQRQFFTEGVELFNKAGLFYSRRIGESFGNVTETLGESESIISRPAAAQLINASKITGRTNSGLGIGFFNAVTDRTFVEVEDSETGTVRQVEADPLTNFNLLVLDQNLKNNSSVTLTNSNVWRGKNADDANVTGLNLNLRDKTLSWQVGGFYGYSQVISHNEETATSSNKTGYKYNLSVAKTRGNFQFNVRRNVETDDYDINDLGFLRRANRIEHGGQVSYNQFSPKGIFNNWSIRLNGNFNQLYEPNTFTNMFVNLNLNGRFKNFWSASAEVGGSPRASHDFFEARTSGYVFTRPNNQRYSVSLRTDGRKLLSGNGRYRVNIRPEWDFVEQNFNVSGTIRIGQRAEISHRVEVLNRKNNRGYATRLYNDSGELTDVIFGVRDRKTLTNITDARYIFSNRMGVTFRLRHNWDRVEYSRFLELTEDGELLESDYTGLDADTNDPLHDRNFNRFNIDMEYNWQFLPGSEIRAIWKRSIGTNDFNTQLNFFENFDNTLSAPNFDTITIRLVYFIDYLNVKNFFRK; from the coding sequence ATGCTAGCAGTGTTTTGCTGCTCTTTAAATGTCTTTGGTCAAGACACTCAGCTTCAAAAGAAATCATTCGAAGCTGTACGGGCTGTTGACAAAATAAAGGTTGACGGCATATTTGATGAAGCTTCGTGGGGATGTGCTCCCGTACTTACCGACTTTGTTCAAAGACGCCCTTCACCAGGTATTGCCTCGGGCAGAAAATCAGAAGTGCGTTTTGTGTACGATGATGAGGCCATTTATATCTCAGCAAAACTTTACGAGAAAAAAGATCAGGTTTTTAACCTTCTGACGAATAGGGACAACATCGGTGACTCCGACTATTTCGGTGTAGTTATAGATCCTTTTAAGGCAGGCCTCAATGGCGTAGGCTTGTTCGTGACGGTGGCTGGTGTGCAATACGATGCCCTTTACTCAAATGGCGGTAATGAAAGAATTTGGAGAAATGATAACGACTGGAATGCAGTATGGCTTTCAAGCACGAAAGTTTTTGAGGACCACTGGACGGTAGAGTATAAAATTCCATTTGCCGTGCTTCGCTTCAAATCGAGTGACATTCAAGACTGGGGCATCAATTTCTTCCGAAAGTCTACCTTTTTGAATGAAGACTCATTTTGGAATCCAATTGACCCAGAAATTAATGGTTTCTTAAATCAAGCGGGTGAGGTAACCAATCTCGAGAATATCGAGACACCGACAAGGCTTTTCTTTTACCCCTATGTGTCGACAGTAATCAGTCGATCTACCGAATCCGGTTTTGCCACGCCTCAATTAAATGGTGGTATGGATATCAAATACGGCATCAATGACGCCTTTACACTGGACATGACCCTTATCCCAGATTTCAGTGGGGTTCGGTCTGATAATCAAGTCCTAAATCTTTCTCCATTTGAGGTACGATTCGATGAACAAAGGCAATTCTTCACAGAGGGCGTAGAGTTATTTAACAAAGCAGGATTATTTTACTCTCGCAGGATCGGAGAATCGTTTGGGAATGTGACAGAAACCCTTGGTGAAAGCGAAAGCATTATCTCCAGACCTGCTGCAGCCCAATTGATCAACGCGAGCAAAATCACAGGAAGAACAAATAGCGGGCTTGGCATTGGCTTCTTCAATGCGGTTACTGACAGAACCTTTGTCGAAGTAGAAGACTCCGAAACAGGAACAGTTCGACAGGTAGAGGCCGATCCGCTCACCAACTTCAACTTATTGGTGTTAGACCAAAACTTAAAAAACAACTCGAGTGTAACCCTTACTAACTCCAATGTTTGGCGAGGAAAAAATGCTGATGATGCCAATGTGACGGGTTTAAACTTGAACCTAAGAGACAAGACATTGTCTTGGCAAGTTGGTGGCTTTTATGGGTACAGCCAGGTAATTTCTCATAATGAGGAAACAGCTACGAGTTCAAACAAAACAGGCTACAAATACAACTTAAGTGTTGCCAAAACGAGGGGCAACTTTCAATTTAATGTGAGGAGAAATGTTGAGACGGATGATTACGACATTAACGACTTAGGATTTTTAAGACGTGCCAACCGAATTGAACATGGCGGCCAAGTGTCTTACAATCAATTTAGTCCAAAAGGTATTTTCAATAACTGGTCAATAAGGCTCAACGGAAACTTCAATCAGCTCTATGAGCCCAATACATTTACAAACATGTTTGTAAACCTGAACCTCAATGGGCGTTTCAAGAATTTCTGGTCAGCGTCAGCTGAGGTAGGCGGTAGTCCAAGAGCGAGTCATGACTTCTTTGAAGCAAGAACCAGTGGTTATGTCTTCACCCGCCCTAACAACCAGCGATACTCCGTCTCGTTAAGAACTGATGGTAGAAAGCTCTTGAGCGGCAATGGGCGCTACAGAGTAAACATTCGTCCTGAATGGGATTTTGTAGAGCAAAATTTCAATGTATCAGGGACTATTAGAATTGGACAAAGGGCGGAAATTAGTCATCGCGTTGAAGTGTTGAATAGAAAGAATAATCGTGGCTATGCTACTCGCTTGTACAATGACTCCGGAGAACTGACCGATGTAATCTTTGGTGTAAGAGATAGGAAAACATTGACCAACATTACTGATGCTCGTTACATCTTCAGTAATCGAATGGGGGTTACCTTTAGGTTAAGACACAATTGGGATAGAGTGGAATATAGTCGTTTTCTGGAGCTGACTGAAGACGGTGAACTCTTAGAATCTGATTATACAGGCTTAGACGCTGACACTAACGATCCACTTCATGACAGGAATTTCAACAGATTTAATATCGACATGGAGTATAACTGGCAATTTCTACCCGGTAGTGAAATCAGGGCCATCTGGAAAAGATCTATTGGTACTAATGACTTTAATACACAACTCAATTTTTTCGAGAATTTCGACAATACTTTATCTGCACCTAACTTCGATACCATCACCATCAGACTGGTATACTTCATCGACTACCTAAACGTGAAGAATTTCTTTAGGAAGTAA
- a CDS encoding class I SAM-dependent methyltransferase produces the protein MDPYGTALIDFIKKDEVPPLILHNSYGEPEEMPLWYFFREYDEMPELEKMALSICEGHVLDIGAGTGSHAICLQQLGYEVTAIDINQQAVDIMQESKVKEARRVDFFDIEDGQYDTLICLMNGIGFIGKIDRLEAFLKQADKLLKPDGQIVLDSSDVKYLYENEVVPKDRYYGEVSFQYEYKGSKGEWFDWVYFDKDTLATKAYELGWYVYFLHSDENGQYLARLIRV, from the coding sequence ATGGATCCCTATGGAACTGCCTTAATCGACTTTATTAAGAAGGACGAAGTCCCTCCATTAATACTTCATAATTCTTATGGAGAACCCGAAGAAATGCCGTTATGGTACTTTTTTCGGGAATATGACGAAATGCCAGAGCTGGAAAAGATGGCTCTTTCAATTTGTGAGGGACATGTCTTAGATATTGGAGCAGGTACCGGTAGCCATGCTATTTGTTTACAACAGTTGGGATACGAAGTCACGGCAATTGATATTAATCAGCAGGCAGTCGATATTATGCAAGAATCAAAGGTCAAAGAAGCTAGGCGAGTGGACTTCTTTGATATCGAGGATGGTCAATACGACACATTGATCTGTTTGATGAACGGCATTGGTTTTATTGGTAAAATCGATCGGTTGGAGGCTTTCTTAAAACAAGCGGATAAACTTTTAAAGCCCGATGGTCAAATAGTGTTGGACAGCAGTGATGTCAAGTATCTCTATGAAAATGAAGTCGTACCTAAGGATCGATATTATGGAGAGGTCAGCTTTCAATATGAGTACAAAGGGAGCAAAGGAGAATGGTTTGATTGGGTATATTTTGATAAAGATACATTAGCCACAAAAGCATACGAACTGGGTTGGTATGTTTACTTCCTACACTCTGATGAGAATGGTCAGTACCTTGCCCGTCTAATTAGGGTTTAA
- a CDS encoding carboxypeptidase-like regulatory domain-containing protein, giving the protein MKFCFSFLLFMSIATTLLGQSSIKGRVKDEKTGQPIQGVHVFVNGTQLGALTDINGFYKIDGIRLTEFRLIFSFVGYESKAFDIENFKGLITVDAALKESARFLGSVEVNAKKNRRRERYLQGFREFLYGENYEPSLIEIENEYMLDFKGRGGKKFVVEGEPVLDIINSHLGYKIYFQLTEFEYGKNYLYHGYSQFIEMESKSETQKEEWLKNRSRAYLGSMRHFFKSLIEDRIQQEGYEASMTVYNADFESNDNWLRQTKNSIALAPRNRPVESVDKRDIEKDSKENYIIYLVSEGLYEIDFEDILEVSFLGKQDSKTSQKSQIKLKEPLFVYQNGVVKNPGAIALMGFWSKRGIYDLLPTDYVPVN; this is encoded by the coding sequence ATGAAGTTCTGCTTTTCCTTCCTTTTATTCATGTCTATTGCTACTACGCTATTAGGCCAAAGTAGTATAAAGGGTAGGGTCAAAGATGAAAAAACAGGTCAGCCTATTCAAGGAGTTCATGTTTTTGTCAACGGCACACAATTAGGCGCGCTCACTGATATAAATGGTTTTTACAAGATTGATGGAATTAGACTAACTGAGTTCCGTCTGATATTTTCCTTTGTTGGCTATGAATCAAAAGCGTTTGACATAGAGAATTTCAAAGGACTAATTACGGTTGATGCTGCGCTGAAGGAAAGTGCTCGTTTTTTGGGGTCAGTTGAGGTCAATGCAAAGAAGAATCGGAGAAGGGAGAGGTATCTTCAAGGTTTTAGGGAATTCCTATATGGTGAAAATTACGAACCCAGTCTGATTGAAATTGAGAATGAGTATATGCTTGATTTCAAAGGCAGGGGCGGTAAAAAATTTGTAGTTGAGGGCGAGCCGGTTTTGGACATAATTAACAGCCATTTGGGTTACAAGATTTATTTTCAGTTAACTGAATTTGAATATGGCAAAAATTACCTCTATCACGGTTATTCTCAATTCATTGAGATGGAGTCTAAAAGCGAAACTCAAAAAGAGGAATGGCTCAAAAATAGGAGTAGAGCTTATCTAGGTTCAATGCGACATTTTTTTAAATCCTTGATTGAAGATAGGATACAACAAGAGGGTTATGAGGCTAGTATGACAGTATACAATGCGGATTTTGAATCAAATGATAATTGGCTGCGTCAGACTAAGAACTCAATCGCATTGGCTCCTCGAAATCGTCCGGTGGAATCTGTGGATAAGCGAGATATAGAAAAAGATTCAAAAGAAAATTACATCATTTATCTTGTTTCAGAGGGTCTATATGAGATCGATTTTGAAGATATTCTTGAGGTTTCCTTCTTGGGGAAACAAGATTCTAAGACATCTCAAAAAAGTCAAATCAAATTGAAAGAGCCACTGTTTGTTTACCAGAATGGTGTGGTTAAGAATCCTGGAGCGATTGCTTTAATGGGTTTTTGGTCTAAAAGAGGAATTTACGACCTCTTGCCGACAGACTACGTGCCTGTTAATTGA
- a CDS encoding metal-dependent hydrolase family protein: MLKHFLISFSLVFFSCATSFAQRTILHCGNLIDGKTDDIRSQVSVIIEGNKIVAIESGFTRGGSNDKVINLKQQTVMPGLMDMHVHIEHQNSPARQVESYTLNPADVAYNAQVYAERTLMAGFTTVRDLGGSGVNVALKKAINAGKVKGPRIYTAEKTIATTGGHGDPTNGGKIALLGDPGPKEGVINSEADARKAIRQRYKNGADVIKITATGGVLSVAKDGQGPQFKMDELKGIVETAEEYGFVTAAHAHGDEGMYRAVLAGINSIEHGTFMSQRTMDLMIEKGTYYVPTISAGKFVVEKAQIPGYFPAVVVPKALEVGPKIQGTFGEAYKRGVKIAFGTDAGVFPHGENGKEFMYMVEAGMAPMEAIKSATMTASQLLRIDDQYGSIEIGKVADIIAVEGNPLTDISNMTKVKFVMKGGVVYKD; encoded by the coding sequence ATGTTAAAGCATTTTTTAATCTCATTTTCTCTAGTCTTTTTTTCTTGCGCAACTTCCTTTGCCCAGCGGACCATACTTCATTGTGGTAACCTGATCGATGGTAAAACAGATGATATCCGTTCCCAAGTCTCAGTAATTATTGAAGGAAATAAGATAGTGGCCATAGAAAGTGGTTTCACACGAGGGGGGTCAAATGACAAAGTCATAAATCTTAAGCAGCAAACAGTGATGCCTGGCCTCATGGATATGCATGTGCATATAGAACATCAGAACAGTCCTGCGAGACAGGTTGAGTCGTATACGTTAAATCCGGCAGATGTGGCCTATAATGCGCAAGTCTATGCCGAAAGGACCTTGATGGCTGGCTTTACTACAGTAAGAGATTTAGGAGGAAGTGGTGTTAACGTGGCTTTGAAAAAGGCGATTAATGCAGGTAAAGTAAAAGGTCCTAGGATTTATACTGCTGAGAAAACTATTGCCACCACTGGTGGACATGGAGACCCTACAAATGGTGGAAAAATAGCTCTTTTGGGAGACCCGGGACCTAAAGAAGGTGTCATTAACAGTGAAGCAGATGCTAGAAAGGCAATCAGACAGCGCTATAAGAATGGGGCGGATGTAATTAAAATTACAGCCACTGGCGGTGTGCTTTCAGTGGCTAAGGATGGGCAGGGTCCACAGTTTAAAATGGACGAGTTGAAGGGGATTGTTGAAACTGCCGAAGAGTATGGCTTTGTTACTGCTGCTCATGCCCACGGAGATGAGGGTATGTATAGAGCTGTTTTGGCAGGGATTAACTCCATTGAGCATGGAACATTCATGTCTCAACGTACGATGGATCTTATGATTGAAAAAGGGACCTACTATGTCCCGACTATTTCTGCAGGTAAGTTTGTGGTCGAAAAAGCTCAGATTCCGGGATATTTTCCAGCGGTAGTAGTACCCAAAGCCTTAGAAGTAGGGCCTAAGATTCAAGGTACTTTTGGAGAAGCTTACAAAAGAGGTGTGAAAATAGCGTTTGGTACAGATGCTGGAGTATTTCCGCATGGAGAAAACGGTAAAGAGTTCATGTATATGGTAGAAGCAGGTATGGCTCCAATGGAAGCGATAAAGTCCGCTACAATGACGGCCTCACAACTTTTAAGAATTGACGATCAATACGGAAGCATTGAAATTGGTAAAGTGGCTGATATTATTGCCGTAGAGGGTAACCCACTAACAGATATATCAAATATGACGAAGGTTAAATTCGTAATGAAGGGTGGGGTGGTTTACAAGGACTAA